The following proteins come from a genomic window of Miscanthus floridulus cultivar M001 chromosome 2, ASM1932011v1, whole genome shotgun sequence:
- the LOC136538322 gene encoding uncharacterized protein isoform X2, whose amino-acid sequence MAEDGYPVKLHIYDLSQGMARQLSATILGKAIEAIWHTGVVVYGREYYFGGGIQQGQPGRTPYGTPIRVEDLGVTHVPREVFEEFLREIGPRYTPATYKLLSHNCNNFSNEVAQFLAGAAIPSYILELPNQVMNSPVGALILPMIQGLETSLGAGAVPQPPQFSPAPAPVGATTVTRPLTNDVVPRSTTTAAAKLEAAKTADSGSANDSTAVPPAVQPAAAPAAATAEVSSAAPTVSTKLAAPPPDPLAAAKSRVQEEIKREFAAIMAAGTARAGEAAALATRRVMERHGLQRAAAAAAQRG is encoded by the exons ATGGCAGAG GATGGGTACCCGGTGAAGCTGCACATCTACGATCTTAGCCAAGGGATGGCGCGGCAGCTCTCGGCGACGATCCTCGGCAAGGCCATCGAGGCTATTTG GCACACCGGTGTGGTCGTCTACGGGCGGGAGTACTACTTCGGCGGCGGCATCCAGCAAGGCCAGCCCGGCCGGACGCCCTACGGCACACCCATCCGTGTGGAGGACCTGGGCGTGACCCACGTCCCCAGGGAGGTGTTCGAGGAGTTCCTCCGGGAGATCGGCCCGCGCTACACCCCTGCCACCTACAAACTCCTCAGCCACAACTGCAACAACTTCAGCAACGAGGTCGCGCAGTTCCTCGCTGGCGCCGCCATCCCCAGCTACATCCTCGAGCTGCCGAACCAAGTGATGAACAGCCCGGTCGGCGCGCTGATAT TGCCCATGATCCAGGGGCTGGAGACGAGCTTGGGAGCTGGGGCTGTGCCGCAACCGCCGCAATTCAGTCCGGCTCCTGCCCCGGTTGGCGCCACCACCGTGACTCGGCCGCTGACGAATGACGTGGTGCCAAGATCGACGACGACTGCTGCTGCTAAACTGGAGGCTGCCAAGACAGCGGACAGTGGCAGTGCCAATGACAGTACGGCCGTTCCACCGGCAGTGCAGCCCGCAGCAGCACCGGCGGCAGCCACCGCTGAGGTGAGCAGCGCGGCTCCTACGGTTTCAACCAAGTTGGCGGCGCCTCCTCCAGACCCCCTTGCGGCGGCGAAGAGCCGGGTGCAGGAGGAGATAAAGCGCGAGTTCGCGGCCATCATGGCGGCCGGCACGGCGCGTGCCGGCGAGGCCGCCGCGCTGGCCACGCGCAGGGTCATGGAGCGGCACGGCCTGCagcgcgccgctgccgctgccgcgcaGCGAGGGTAG
- the LOC136538322 gene encoding uncharacterized protein isoform X1, with translation MAKRRSRFGLARFGCFGGQARAEKMAEDGYPVKLHIYDLSQGMARQLSATILGKAIEAIWHTGVVVYGREYYFGGGIQQGQPGRTPYGTPIRVEDLGVTHVPREVFEEFLREIGPRYTPATYKLLSHNCNNFSNEVAQFLAGAAIPSYILELPNQVMNSPVGALILPMIQGLETSLGAGAVPQPPQFSPAPAPVGATTVTRPLTNDVVPRSTTTAAAKLEAAKTADSGSANDSTAVPPAVQPAAAPAAATAEVSSAAPTVSTKLAAPPPDPLAAAKSRVQEEIKREFAAIMAAGTARAGEAAALATRRVMERHGLQRAAAAAAQRG, from the exons ATGGCCAAGCGGCGGAGTAGATTTGGTTTGGCTAG GTTCGGCTGCTTCGGGGGCCAAGCTCGGGCGGAGAAGATGGCAGAG GATGGGTACCCGGTGAAGCTGCACATCTACGATCTTAGCCAAGGGATGGCGCGGCAGCTCTCGGCGACGATCCTCGGCAAGGCCATCGAGGCTATTTG GCACACCGGTGTGGTCGTCTACGGGCGGGAGTACTACTTCGGCGGCGGCATCCAGCAAGGCCAGCCCGGCCGGACGCCCTACGGCACACCCATCCGTGTGGAGGACCTGGGCGTGACCCACGTCCCCAGGGAGGTGTTCGAGGAGTTCCTCCGGGAGATCGGCCCGCGCTACACCCCTGCCACCTACAAACTCCTCAGCCACAACTGCAACAACTTCAGCAACGAGGTCGCGCAGTTCCTCGCTGGCGCCGCCATCCCCAGCTACATCCTCGAGCTGCCGAACCAAGTGATGAACAGCCCGGTCGGCGCGCTGATAT TGCCCATGATCCAGGGGCTGGAGACGAGCTTGGGAGCTGGGGCTGTGCCGCAACCGCCGCAATTCAGTCCGGCTCCTGCCCCGGTTGGCGCCACCACCGTGACTCGGCCGCTGACGAATGACGTGGTGCCAAGATCGACGACGACTGCTGCTGCTAAACTGGAGGCTGCCAAGACAGCGGACAGTGGCAGTGCCAATGACAGTACGGCCGTTCCACCGGCAGTGCAGCCCGCAGCAGCACCGGCGGCAGCCACCGCTGAGGTGAGCAGCGCGGCTCCTACGGTTTCAACCAAGTTGGCGGCGCCTCCTCCAGACCCCCTTGCGGCGGCGAAGAGCCGGGTGCAGGAGGAGATAAAGCGCGAGTTCGCGGCCATCATGGCGGCCGGCACGGCGCGTGCCGGCGAGGCCGCCGCGCTGGCCACGCGCAGGGTCATGGAGCGGCACGGCCTGCagcgcgccgctgccgctgccgcgcaGCGAGGGTAG